CCGCAGCGCCGCGCCCAGAAGCCGGCTGTCCACCTGGTGGTCCGTGGGCGCAAAGAGCGCGGCGGGCACGCGCGGGCCCAGGTGCGGTTCGCGTTCGCGGGCCTCGTCGCCGCCCATCCACTGCGTGGGCAGGCCGAGCTCCTGGTGATATACCCACTGCCGCCGCAGCCACGCCGCCTCGTCGCGGTCCGCCGCGGCGATCACCGTCCCCTCGGTCCGCAGCCCGACGGACCGCCCCGCATCCTCCTCCAGTTCCGCCGCGAACCGGGGATACAGGTCCAGCGACGCCCGCCCGAACGCGAGCGCGTGCGGATCGTCGAAGCCGGCCTCGGAAAGCGGCGCCAGCATTCCCGCCGCGGCCCACCACGCGCCGCTGGGACGATCACAATCCGCCACGTCGCGCTCGAGGACGGTGGTCTCCACCCCCGCCCGCGCGAGCCGCCACCCGATGGCCAGCCCCATCACCCCGCCCCCGACGATCAGCACGTCCGTCATCCGCACATCCGGCGAGAAAGGTGGATACGACGAACGGCGCCCGGCGAATGATCAGCCGGGCGCGCGCGTGTCGGAATCGGAAAGGATTGCATCGGTGGATGAACGACGATCGATCGGATGAACGATGGCGGAAGACGATGCGGATCCGTCAATCCACCACGTCGTCGATCTCCACCAGCAGGGCGGTGATGTTGTCCTTGCCGCCCTTGACGTTGGCCCCGCGGATGAGGCGCGCCACCCGCTCCTCGGGCGTCATCTTCATCGCGAGGACGCGGCCCAGGTCGCGGTCCGTCAACATCCCCGTCAGTCCATCGCTGCACAGCAGAAGCTGGTCGCCGGGGATGAGCGTGCCGGCCAGCACCTCCGGCGTGTCGAGCGGGTCGGCGCCCAGCGCGCGCGTCAGGATGTGCGACAGGTGATGGCGGCGCGCGCCGGCCGGGGTCAGCCGCCCCTCGTCCACCTCGCGCTGCACCCAGGTGTGGTCGCGCGACACCTGCGCCAGCATGCCGTCGCGCATGAGGTACGCGCGGCTGTCGCCCACATGGCCCATGCGGTACGTGCCGTCCGTGCACAGGACGATGGCCGTGCACGTGGTTCCCATCCCGAACGTTTCCGGGTGCGTTTCCACGCGGTCCAGAATCGCCCGGTCCGCGGCGCGGAAGGAGTCGATCATGGTCTGCGCGAGGGCGTCGGCATCCATCGCGGCATCCACCCCCGCCCGCAGCGCCCCCCCGATGGTGTTCGCCGCGATGCCGCTGGCGACCTCGCCCGCGGCGTGCCCGCCCATTCCGTCGGCCACGAGAAAGACGCCGCGTTCGGCATCCATCACGAAGCTGTCCTCGTTCCCCTTGCGCACCCGTCCCACGTGCGTGGCCCCGGCGGCCCGCCAGCGAAGCCTCACGGGTAGGCCACCGCCAGCACGGGGATGGGCACGCGGAGCATGCCGGTGCTCACCGGCGTGCCCTGCGTCATGGAGTACACGATCATGGCGATGGCGGCCAGGATGACGAGGATCACCACCGCGAGCCAGACCGGGAAGCCGCCGCGCTTGCGCTCTTCGCGCAGGGTGAGCGGCGCCTCGGGCGCCACGTACTCGGCGCGCGCGGCCTCGACGTTGGCGGCCTCCACCTCACGGAACTGCAACTGCACGCCGCCCAGGCGCACGGTGGCGCCGTACGGAAGGGGCGTGGCCTTCTCGGGGGCGAGGCGCGCGCCCTCCACCGCGGTGCCGTTGACGCTGCCCAGGTCGGTGATGCTCCACCCGCCGGAAGCGAACTCCAGCCGCGCGTGGCGGGCGGACACGGAATCGTCGTCGATGACCACGTCGCAGGCGGCGGCGCGGCCCAGCGTCACCACCGGCGCGGGGACGGCGAGCTCTTCACCCTGAAGCGGGCCGGCCACGCGGGCGAGGCTGGCGAGCGCTCCCGAACGCCCGGAGGGAACAAGGCTGGACATCGGCGCAGCGTCTCCTGGCTGGGATGAAAGGATTGCGGTGCAACGGGTTGCCCCCGCGGGGCGGAAGGTAGGGCCGGGCCGGGGTCCCTGCAAGTCGCGCGCACACGCGAATCATGGAGGATCGCCGTGTCCGATGTCCCGGGACGGGCTGTTTCAAAGCGGCGCCTTCATGGCTGATGAGCAGGAGGAGGACCGGTGCGCGTGGGGAGGGGCCGTGCGGGAAGGTCAGTGCGTTTCGGATGGGGTGGTGCGTGCGGAAAGGCCCCCTCTCCCCGGCCCTCTCCCCCGCTCCGCGGGAGAAAGGGAGACCTCAGCGCGGGCGAAGGCAGCGGCGCGGACAGGCGCGAAGATCACCACGGCGCGACTCTCCTGAGCGGATGAATCCGCCGCTCAAACAGCGCTAAGCCCCGACACACGGCGCTCTGCGCGATGTTCGGGGCTTCAACTGCGTACCTCGCGTAACCGCATGGATGATCGCAGCCGGCGGCCCCGTCGTTCGGGCGCGATTCCGCGCCGAGACCTGTGCCGCGCCGAGTGTCGTGGCAGGAAACGGCATCACACCCCAATGCAGTTGAAGCCCCGATCGTGGACGCGACAGCGGCCGCGAGTCGGGGGTTTCCGCTTCTGGAGCGGCGGATTCATTCGCTCTCACACCGGATGCCCGCGACCGGGCCCGAACCCACAACCCCCACAACCCCCACAACCCCGCCCGAAACGCTGCGGTTGCGGCCGACTCGCGGCCATGCGGTCGCCCCGACCCGCTGGGCACTGAGCACCCGGCCCTGAGCCCTTCCTTTCCGTCGCACTCACGCACCCCGCACCCCGCACTCACGCACTTCCCTTCCTTCCTCCGTTGCGCGCGGCGGGCCCGCGGCTTACTCTGCGCGCATCCGCGCCTGCCGCGCACCTCCCCTGTCCGGAGTACGTTTCTTGGCGACGACCGCGTCCAAACCCGGCCTGTTCACGGCCGCAAACGTGATGAACCTGCTGCTGGTCTTCGTGCCGGTGGCAATGCTGATGGAGTGGGTGTTCCACTCCTCCCCCGCCGCCATCTTCGTGGTGGCCTGCCTGGGCATCATCCCCCTGGCCGGGCAGATGGGCCACGCCACCGAGGAAATCGCCGAGCGCGTGGGCGAAGGCGTGGGCGGCCTGCTGAACGCCACCTTCGGCAACGCGGCGGAGCTCATCATCGCCATCGTGGCGCTGCGGGCCGGCCTGTTCGACCTGGTAAAGGCGTCCATCACCGGATCCATCATCGGCAACGTGCTTCTGGTGTTCGGCCTGAGCGCGCTGGCGGGCGGCCTCAAGTACGAGACGCAGCGCTTCAACCGCACGGCGGCCAGCCTGGGATCCACCCTGCTGGTGCTGAGCGGCGTGGGGCTCGTCGTGCCCGCCATCTTTCACATGCTGGTGGGCGCCACGGCGCCGGGCGCGGAGCGCAACCTGAGCACCGAGATCGCGGTGGTGCTCATGGTGACGTACATCCTGAGCCTGGTGTTCACGCTCAAGACGCACCGCCACCTGTACATGGGCGACGCGGGGACGGATGCCGAGGTGGCGCACGGCCCGGCCAAGCCCATGGGGCGCAGCATCGGCAAGCTGGTGCTGGCCACCATCGGCGTGGCGGTGATGGCGGAGTTCCTGGTGGGCGCGGCCACGGAAACGGCCGAGGCGCTGGGATGGAGCGAGGTGTTCGTGGGCGTGATCGTGGTAGCCATCATCGGCAACGCGGCCGAGCACTCCACCGCCATCATCATGGCGATGAAGAACAAGATGGACGCCGCCATCAACATCGCCGTGGGCTCCAGCATTCAGGTGGCGCTCTTCGTGGCGCCGCTGCTGGTGTTTCTGAGCTACGTGATCGCGCCGCAGCCCATGGACCTCATCTTCACCCCGCTGGAGGTGCTGGCGGTGGGGCTGTGCGTGGGGATCATGGCCTTCTGCAGCAACGACGGCGAAAGCCATTGGATGGAGGGCGTGCAGCTGCTGGCGGTGTACGTGATCCTGGGGATCGCGTTCTACTTCCTCCCCGCCGCCGCCACCGCCGGGGCACACTGACCCCGGTCGGCTTCGGCTGACGACGAAAAGATGCGCAGTCCGCGGGGCGGGCTGCGCATCTTTTTCGTTATCGGTCGATGATCGTCGTCTGCGGCGGAAGGTGTTGCTCGTCCGCAGACGGGGAGGCCCCTCCCCGCTCCCCGCCCGGCCGAAGCAGTAGCACGGAGGGGAGAACGACGACTCAACTCGATCCGGATGGTGCCGCGCGGAATCCCGCGCTCCCCCCGAACCTTTCCGGCCCAGTCCGCGCAGGCGGACTTCGTGTTTTTCGAGGTGCGGTTTCAACCGCCGGCCGTCAACCGCCGGACGTCAACCGCCCGACGTCAGTCTCCGGACGTCAACCGCACGACGTCGATCGGCGGACATCCAGACGTCGGCGTTTCCTCAGAAGCTCATCATCCACAACGCCTGACGACAACTGGCGGGACCGCGCGCCGGACGGGCGCGGCCATTATCCACCTGATCGCGTCCCTTATCCCGCCAGCACCGGCTCCAGAACGCGGTTGGGATAGTGCGAGGCGACGTACTCCTCCAGGATCTGCTGAAACTCCTGCGCGATGTGGTCACCCTTGAGCGTGATGGCGTGCTCGCCGTCGATGTACACCGGCGCCTTGGGCTCCTCAAAGGTCCCCGGCAGGCTGATGCCCAGGTTGGCGTGCTTGCTTTCGCCCGGCCCGTTCACCACGCACCCCATCACCGCGACCTTCATCTCCTCCACGCCGGGGTGCGTTTCGCGCCACACGGGCATCTGGTCGCGCAGGTAGTTCTGGATCGACTCCGCCAGCTGCTGAAAGTAGGTGGAGGTCGTGCGGCCGCAGCCGGGGCAGCTGGTGACCTGCGGGCTGAACGAGCGGATCTCCAGCGACTGCAGAATCTGCTGCGCGACGTGCACCTCTTCCGTGCGGTCGCCGCCCGGCTTGGGCGTAAGCGAAACGCGGATGGTGTCGCCGATGCCTTCCTGCAGCAGAATGCTGAGGCCGGCCGCGGACGACACGATCCCCTTGGTGCCCATGCCCGCCTCGGTGAGGCCCAGGTGCAGCGGATAGTCGCTCAGCGGCGCCAGCTTGCGGTACACGGCCACCAGGTCCTGCACGCCGCTCACCTTGGCGGAAAGGATGATGCGGTCGTGCGGCAGCCCCAGCCGCTCCGCCGCCGCGGCGGATCGCATGGCGCTTTCCGTCATGGCGTTCAGCATCACTTCCTTGGCGTCCAGCGGGGCGAACGAGCGCGCGTTCGCGTCCATCATCTCGGTGAGCAGCGC
The genomic region above belongs to Longimicrobium terrae and contains:
- the ispG gene encoding flavodoxin-dependent (E)-4-hydroxy-3-methylbut-2-enyl-diphosphate synthase, whose protein sequence is MSAIRRRPTATVHVGGVPVGSAAPVVVQSMTNTDTADIEGTVRQVAALWRAGSQIVRVTVNNEESARAVPHIVEFLRMRGVEVPIVGDFHYNGHLLLHKYPDAARALAKYRINPGNVGAKRHDENFAAIIDRAMEFGKPVRIGVNWGSLDQALLTEMMDANARSFAPLDAKEVMLNAMTESAMRSAAAAERLGLPHDRIILSAKVSGVQDLVAVYRKLAPLSDYPLHLGLTEAGMGTKGIVSSAAGLSILLQEGIGDTIRVSLTPKPGGDRTEEVHVAQQILQSLEIRSFSPQVTSCPGCGRTTSTYFQQLAESIQNYLRDQMPVWRETHPGVEEMKVAVMGCVVNGPGESKHANLGISLPGTFEEPKAPVYIDGEHAITLKGDHIAQEFQQILEEYVASHYPNRVLEPVLAG
- a CDS encoding protein phosphatase 2C domain-containing protein, which translates into the protein MRLRWRAAGATHVGRVRKGNEDSFVMDAERGVFLVADGMGGHAAGEVASGIAANTIGGALRAGVDAAMDADALAQTMIDSFRAADRAILDRVETHPETFGMGTTCTAIVLCTDGTYRMGHVGDSRAYLMRDGMLAQVSRDHTWVQREVDEGRLTPAGARRHHLSHILTRALGADPLDTPEVLAGTLIPGDQLLLCSDGLTGMLTDRDLGRVLAMKMTPEERVARLIRGANVKGGKDNITALLVEIDDVVD
- the cax gene encoding calcium/proton exchanger — translated: MATTASKPGLFTAANVMNLLLVFVPVAMLMEWVFHSSPAAIFVVACLGIIPLAGQMGHATEEIAERVGEGVGGLLNATFGNAAELIIAIVALRAGLFDLVKASITGSIIGNVLLVFGLSALAGGLKYETQRFNRTAASLGSTLLVLSGVGLVVPAIFHMLVGATAPGAERNLSTEIAVVLMVTYILSLVFTLKTHRHLYMGDAGTDAEVAHGPAKPMGRSIGKLVLATIGVAVMAEFLVGAATETAEALGWSEVFVGVIVVAIIGNAAEHSTAIIMAMKNKMDAAINIAVGSSIQVALFVAPLLVFLSYVIAPQPMDLIFTPLEVLAVGLCVGIMAFCSNDGESHWMEGVQLLAVYVILGIAFYFLPAAATAGAH
- a CDS encoding FHA domain-containing protein, with the translated sequence MSSLVPSGRSGALASLARVAGPLQGEELAVPAPVVTLGRAAACDVVIDDDSVSARHARLEFASGGWSITDLGSVNGTAVEGARLAPEKATPLPYGATVRLGGVQLQFREVEAANVEAARAEYVAPEAPLTLREERKRGGFPVWLAVVILVILAAIAMIVYSMTQGTPVSTGMLRVPIPVLAVAYP